The sequence CTGATTTTGAATGGACTGGTGGTCACTTTCTGAACTAAACAGATGCTTACTGTTTGTTCATCAGTCACATTCCCCCTTTCATACCACAGTCATAAAGCACACATCAACATCAATTGTTTACAAATACTTTAACCATTTACACTCTCTCTATACATGCAAACATCATGatcaacaagagaaaaaaaaaaggatcaagACATACAAGATGATAGAAGAGTACATACAACTCTTTTTTAACAGCAGTTTAACCTCACTTGAAAGACAAAAATGTAAAGATGGTATTCCTTGGTCGAAGCATTCTCTCCTATTAATGCGATATACACTGGAATGCTTTCACAGAATTAAATAGAGGTTGACTTCACAGAAGTTATGTTTAAAATTTCTGTAGAGTTTGGATTAATAATACTCCTTTCaaactctttctttttatgttattgGGAGACAAGTATAGTACCGAGTAGAAAATGGTATttgttccattattttttttttcttggtaattTGTCACAAAGCTTTAGTACATCTCACAGTATCATTAGTCACAGAAAAAGGTACATGAATTTACAATCAATAAGTTATGCTTTATCGATTTTCCACTTTGTATGGGAAAGATTTTAAACTTTACCATCCAAATTTACAAATATAATtcatctccaaaaaaaaaaaacattttctataACCCTCGCAACTCAAATAAGTCCTGAGAACAACAAAATCCTGTATTGAAAGGTACAATATTCATTTTTCGTGCAAAAGCAACTGCAGTGCTACTTCCAGCTAAAAGAACTTGCCCTGTTACAACAGCCTGTGTTACATTAGGGCTCAAAGGCTGGATATTGAAGGAAAAGGTGTTGTGCTGATGCTGTGTCACTGGGAAACCTACAAGTGCTTTGGAAATTTCATCATGCCCAACAAGCACACTACTGTTGATTTCACTGATGGAAGATTTAACCTCCAGCACAGCATCAGGAGTGTATGCAGCCACAAGATTGCTCCGCTGTGGGGTGTCAATGAGGGCGTAGTACTGTTCTAAAAAGGTTCGGACCATACCTTCAGATACAGTATTACTACTAGAGCCAGTTTCATTCACATTAGGTTGAGAAACAGACGGTTCTAGCCCATTGGCCTGGCTCTTTTCATTTTCGAGTAAATACGCATCAATATCAACGCCATCTATAATTTTCAAATGAGGAATCTCTTTTCTAACATGGCGAATATATTTCATTGGACAGTCCTTGTAACTCTTCAACAGTGGATTAAACTGAAGGTTAAGTTCAGACAAAGGAAACATTTTCACTTGCTTAAGCACTGATATGTCTCTGATATCATTGTGCTCAAGGTTGAGAGCTGCAAGTTGCGAGTTTCCGATATTTAAGCCCTGCAAGCCTTTCAAATGTTTTACTTTGAAGTTATTCTTGCTTAAATTGAGTGCTTTCAGCTGAGGCACATTTTCTCTAATCATACGAACAACGTGCTTCATGATGGAGGTACTAGCCAGAGGTGCCAGGATGTCCTGGTCTAAAAATCTCTGCTCATAATGAAAACTTGACAGATCTAACAAGCAGGCTTCGCTGTTGAATCTCTGAGAAAGAACGTCTCGCAACACCTGCAACTGGTCTGTATTCAACACAAGGTCTGGGGTTTCACACTTCTTCAGGTTGATCTTGAGCCGACTTCCATCTGGCCCTTGGAGTCTCTTGTCAAGTGCAACAATGGCATTTGCAGCAGAAGCATTCTTCTCAAGGTAAAATCCACTTGTCGTTCCCATTTTGAAGAAGCCAAGAGGACGGAACTCGACCTCCACATCACTCCCGATGCTTGAAAGGATAAAGTTCTTCTCCAGTGGTGTTCCTCCTTGTATGTCGATTGTGTGCCACCCTGTGTATTCGTCCTTGCCGTCCTTGCCTTTGTATCGGTCCATTTGTTCCTTCATCCTCAATTCTCTTACgagtttcctcttcattctcttcttctgtttcgaaGTGACTTTGGCCCCCAACCTGCGGTCCAGATCCACATCCACATCTTGCATCGCATCGTCATGTGTGTCAAACATCTTGTCCTCCCGGTCCTTCCGCCGGTGCTGTCGTTTCTTCTTCCCCATTGTTCTTCGCTGACACTAATAACCTGTAAGACAAGATAATATTTAGAAATAGAAAAGGTTGTCAAAAAAAGGGTGTCATGAATGACCTAATAAAATCATTAGGACAAcataagaaaaaatggaaactaaaaagagaaacagaagctaTTAAGtcttaataacaacaaataccgCCAGAAAACATGATACCACATAATTCAGTTTATACCTATACCTATTTTAACACACATAAAGGAAACAACTATGacatatacacaaaaagaaaCCATGCAGGAATATAAAATAATGTCTAAAACATAATACAGCAAaatctattacatttttttaCTTGCCCTttcaaaattaacaaataaatatataaattaaatatcaataacaataacactaatgataacaataacaacaataacaaaaaaaataatgatgatgatgatgatgatgatttctgtACAGAGAATTTCATATATCAGTGAGTGTAGCCTTTTTAATAAATAGCATTATCTGGAAGCCGGTCAAAAGGCCTAGCTTCTATCgctgaggaaaggatgaggctAGGCCTCCATGCCATCTCAGTTTGAGTTATGGTCTCATTGAGTTAGGTGTATTCTAAGGGCTCCCGTGCGAACTATACATATAGGGCTCCATCGTCTGGGATCCCATACATGCCTGGTGTCATGTAGAAGGCCTGGAGACGTTAGAACTAAACATCTGCAAAGTTTGACCAGCATACCTCAACACTGGCTGGCTACAATTGCTATAGCAAATGTCCttatttatctcattttttattgtcattatatatatatatatatatatatatatatatatatatatatgtatatatatatatatatatatatatatatatatatataatatatatatatatatgtatatatatgtacatgtatatgtatatatgtatatatatatatatatatatatatatattttttttttttcttttctttttttttcttttaatcattaattaatttatttatgattaaaaaaaaaatatatatgtatgtatatatatatatatatatatatatatatatatatatatatatatatagagagagagagagagagagagagagagagagagagagagagagagatttttttttttttttttttttgggggggggggctacttttttcattattattatttttttttttttcactgctaATTTCATGGCCCAATATCATCATTGCATATATAAGTTAAAAATTCCAACAATTTCATGTTTAAAATATAGCAATTAATGTTGTGCCATATCCATACCAGGGAAAAGACAGGATTTTAATTTAAGGATAGTCGAGGATACCACAGCGTAAACAACCTAAGTATCAAAAATATTTTACGATATGCACAATCTATGTAGCCCAATCAGTAGACATATTTCGTGTTATAAAGAGCCTGTACAAGTTGAAATATTTATGCAGAAAATATTGTTTAATAATCATTTAAAACATATTTTGAGTTCTCCAATATTATGaaacaattaattttttttctaatttggttGATTATTACATTTTCTATTTTGGGCCTCTTGACAACCCGTAATTGAGGCTCTGTTACAGAGTGTGTAATTTGTTCTTCCTATAGTTGTTTTTAAGCCGtcatgatttgtttggaatcccAGACAAGACTGGTTAATAGGCTATATTTTGAATGATGGTGATCAAGAGTTTAGACAGTGTTCTTTGATTTTCCCTGTCTTACTGCaatcattatgtaaataaatataccatgatagtgataataacaatgataaagatgataatgatgatattactactctactactacaactactactaacaacaattaaaattagtaataataataatgataaaaataataataataataataataataactataataacaacaacaacaacaataacaatatcaaaaataataattcataaacattatacactattatcataattttaaaatTACAAATTAGTGTTAGATTCtgagtaagaaaaaatatacgaagagacacacacacaaactcacacactcacacacactctcactcactccctcactctctctttctctctctcacaaaaccaaacatgtatacaaattaaaaaatgaataatcattAACTTTGCAGAAAAATTAACTACCTGAAAAGTCAAATAATATGTGAGAGGTCA is a genomic window of Penaeus vannamei isolate JL-2024 chromosome 14, ASM4276789v1, whole genome shotgun sequence containing:
- the LOC113805749 gene encoding nuclear RNA export factor 1; amino-acid sequence: MGKKKRQHRRKDREDKMFDTHDDAMQDVDVDLDRRLGAKVTSKQKKRMKRKLVRELRMKEQMDRYKGKDGKDEYTGWHTIDIQGGTPLEKNFILSSIGSDVEVEFRPLGFFKMGTTSGFYLEKNASAANAIVALDKRLQGPDGSRLKINLKKCETPDLVLNTDQLQVLRDVLSQRFNSEACLLDLSSFHYEQRFLDQDILAPLASTSIMKHVVRMIRENVPQLKALNLSKNNFKVKHLKGLQGLNIGNSQLAALNLEHNDIRDISVLKQVKMFPLSELNLQFNPLLKSYKDCPMKYIRHVRKEIPHLKIIDGVDIDAYLLENEKSQANGLEPSVSQPNVNETGSSSNTVSEGMVRTFLEQYYALIDTPQRSNLVAAYTPDAVLEVKSSISEINSSVLVGHDEISKALVGFPVTQHQHNTFSFNIQPLSPNVTQAVVTGQVLLAGSSTAVAFARKMNIVPFNTGFCCSQDLFELRGL